ATCCAGTGAAGAgcactaactttttttttttttttttttggcttacgACACtttaagctaaaaaaaaaaaaaaaaaattggggtctACCCAAAATTTAAGGGTGGTAATTCGTGTTCGGGTGTTAGTTTTGGGTCGCATGTCGAGGCATAtgataagactatataagttaatGCTAACTCAACTAATTTTATTAAACAGGCCAGACTCCTCAACTCTAACTTACTAATTTCTTGTTGGGTTCATGCCAGGTTCGcaaatcgtataaaaaattgcccCAATCCTAAATATTGAGTGTCGAGTTTGAGTTGTGTCGAGATAtgggtataaaactatatagattAATCATAATGCGCTAGTTTTGTGTCAAGTTAACggattatataaaaaattataaatcctTCCAAAATTTTGGAGATGTACCATAAACTCCATTCATTATGTGACATAGCTTGGGTTGGACTCAtagcaaaaaatacaaattttttttttttttaagggaagaTGTACACATTTTATTAACACTCCCAATAAATCTAGCCAATAGAAAGGTATTTCTGCGTTAACATATAAATCACTATTTGCATAGAGAGTGGTCACAAACAATTTGGGCTAAAAAGTAATGACTAGGTTAATCTAACCTAGAGTAAACTGTCAAATATATTCtgtcaaatacaagaaaacaccaCGTAAAGgatgtttttaagttttttaaacttcaaaagatctgctaaaaaaaatccaagtcCATTTCATAAAggttaaaaaacaattttttttttttttttttaattttttaatttatttattttatatatagatgttaaaaaacattattttctcatgaaataaaaaacaaaaccataaaaGCCTCAAAATAGGAAACcgtttattttccttttcttcttctcctccgaTCCCTAACTGTTTCCCTGAGAGTGAGAGGAACCCTCCACTCCTCTCCTGAGTCTCCTTGCCTTGAGTTTTGGCTTTTAGGGTTTCAgatccaaaagaaaaatttgacacTTTTTATTCACATATCTAACAGTAATGTCGCACAAATCACCTGCGGCTTACGgctcctcctccaccaccaccaccaccaccacacaACCACCACCCTCATCGCCGACGTCCCTGACCTTCATATCACGCGCCACGCACGCAACCCGAACTATAATAGCCACCCGCCGGCCATGGACCGAGCTCTTCATCCCAATCTCCTCCTTCTCCCTCCCATACTCCTATCAGGACGCCATGTCGCGCGTCAGACGGAACCTCTACCACTTCCGGGCCAACTACACCATGGCCGTGCTCTTCGTCCTCTTCCTCAGCCTCCTCTGGCACCCGGTCTCCATGATCGTCTTCCTCATCGTCTTCGTCGCTTGGCTCTCCCTCTACTTCGGTAGAGACGCCCCGCTCGTCCTCTTCGGGCAGAACTTGGACGACAGGGTCGTGCTCGCTGCGCTGGGCTTTGTTACTGTGATCGCATTGGTGTTGACCGATGTGGGGTTGAACGTGTTGGTGGCTCTTATTGTTGGGGTCGTTGTTGTGGGGTTGCACGCAGCGTTTCGGAGCACGGAGGAATTGTTTCTTGACGAGGAGAGCGCTGTGGAAGGTGGGTTGGTCTCGGTTGTGGGCACTAATCAGCCACTGAGGAGCTCGTATACCCGGATTTGAGTTCTTCTCTGTTGTCATTCATGAATTTTTGACGGTTTCAAAACTGGTAATCGTCTTTTTAAGGCCTGATTTCTGGTGGGTATTGCGCTAAAAGACCGTTTCACAGCGGTAAATGGTTTTCTGGGGTTTGATTTCTAGTGGGTATATTCCGCTAATTGTCTTTCTAGGGGCACTTGTGGTGTTGTTTGCGAGGAGATGGGGTTCTCTGCGCACTATGGGGTTGATTTATATATGTTGCTATTGGGAACAGATTGTACTATTGTTGATATTGATTTTGCGCTTGAGATGATCTTTTCTCCAACTTGGTTCCTAATTGTAATGGAGTATTTTGGTTTGAGATGTGATGACTTGAGTTTTGGTTGTTTCAGTCAGTTTTCGGTTAGTTTATTGACGCGGCTTCATGCTACAAAGCGACGACAGAATCAAGATTAAATGGGTTTTCTGCCTGTTTGCAGCATCAATAGGAAAGGTGATTTCTTTGGTTTCGTGGGTTTACTGATTGAAGTTTAATTGCTGGTTGTCAGTTTCTGatgtatcttcttcttcttcttcttcttccatttttttttttttttttatttttatatttttcaaaaaaaaataaaaaattatgagtacCAGTTTCTGATGTATCTTGAACTTGCAAAGTTATGGTTGTCTATATACCCTAGCTAAATTGAATTATCCTAATGATCAACCAGTTTCAAAATGCTTCTTTCCTTTGACCTTAATATCTCAAGGGACAATTATGCTTGTTGTGGCTGGTTtgaatcatttatttatttcaaattaacaTGAAATTTGACCTCTGTCTCAGTTCGGGTGGTAGTTTATTGTAGTTATGGTAGCCTCTTTTTTCTTACTCGTGTACTTCACTCATATTGAACTTTGGGGTGCTTATGAGGGGAGCTATTTAATAGTAAGCTGTAAAATGGAGCCTTCAATATTCGAATTGCTCTTATATTTCGTTCTCCTGTTACTCATACCTCTAAGTCTAGCAATTGAGTACTTTCTTTTACTTGATAATTTTGAGTGATGTCCTTTAGCTAAAAGTAGGTGGAAATTCATCGATCCCTTTTAAGAGCTTTATATTGAGAATATGCTGACAGAGATTTTGAAATTGCTATCTTGATTTTTTGTTCAAGGCTGCTTAGAAGTAAACAGCCTTTGCAATGTTAGATTGTCACATgatcagagagagagggagagagactcTAGGTTGAGATTTTAACGAGCTAGACTTATCTAAGAAATATATGGGGATGGTGGGGGCATGTTTAAAGGTTGAGCAGAGATCCTGCAACAGTATATATGGTTTCGACAAGTGTGTTCAACATGGtgtgtttctctttttttagtctttttataATTGATGAAGAGATTGTGGTGAGTCATGAAAATAACATATTCGTTGCACTTGTTTAAGTGTCCGTTCAACATCATTGATCTTTAGACAatcgttcttttcttttcttttttctttttttcctagctTTCTGGTCAAGGCTGTAAATTCAATAGATTATGGGGTGTTTTAGCAATTGTTGTGTATATTCTTTGCTCTTTCTGAGATAATGTGATCTACTTgccaaaaggggaaaaaaaataggtaatgtgatttgggttttttaaCAACTTAGACAGTGTTGGGGTTGTAACCGATTGCTTCCTGAAATACACCACTTGGAGATATGGTTTACTTTGCACTTTTTATTAGCATAACTATTACTCTTTTGACCCACTATCTGTCCTCAAAGACATTTCCATCTACCTGAAAACTGGCAAAGTTCTCTTTGGCATAGGCTTTTGCTTGTATCAGGGAGATGGAGGGAGACATGACAGGCCTGGAGAATTTGAATTAATGATACCTATATTCTTGATGGTATTTTACACTTCGAGCTTCAGTAGAGTTTATGATCAAAGAAAGCCATAACTTCATAATTATTTTGCTTAGGTTGAGCTCCCCTTGTCAACTTAACTTATTGATCAAGTGTCATGGTTCTATATGTTTACAAGAAATGCCTTTAAACACTTTGGTCGTAGTTTTCTATTTATTGGAggtaataaacttttttttttttttttctgattttttttgttgattttagaTGAAtttactttcttctttttttttctttttttttttttggtgagtaAGATGAATTTACTTTAGATGTGTCCTTTTGTGTATCCTTTAGAAATTGATTGAATACCCTGTGATTTAAATGTTGAAACAAGTTGATTGTTAGGCATGTTAAAATCTTAACAGTAGATTTCCTTCTGTTGCTGTGTTGGATGTTTGCTTCAAATGATATGTTGAGCCAAATTGTCCGATCTTCCAGTTTTTAAGGaagggaaaaaagagaaaaaagaaagataaacagGAAAAGAATGGATCTGATTCAGTTTTCATGGGATGTCCATTTGCAACAGTTGATAATTTGGATCTTTATCCACGAGTCTGGCTTTAATTAGAAGTGATTAGATAAGCTGGTTGCATATTTAACcaaataatcttcaaatttaGTCCCAACTCTTAGACGATAGACTTTCATCGTTGTGGTGGGACCTGCTTGCAGATCGGAATCTTTGAGAATCTCTCGAGATTGTGAGAAGCCTCGATGGAACTCACCTGTTCAAACAGAAACTTCCCTATTGCTCGGGTAGGAAGCCCATTAGGTATCTCTTATAATTCCCTACCCGATACCTTACCTTGCTTAAGAGAAAGCTTATTTTTTAATCGAAACAGCCAAACAGGTAGTCATACGCCACACCAACCATTGCTACTTGAGGTCGGGGAAGACAAAAAACAGTTAATTATTACTGGTTTAAATGATTTGTTCCCAGCCCAACAAGGCAGCAAGAAATGGCTGTCAGGGAGCGGAAATCCAATCTGAAAAGCAAACTTTTCTTTAGGAATTAGGCTACTACTTGATCATTATTGACGTAGCTCCAAACATGTGAATAAAACTGGCCAAGAACATGACGCCAActaaaagcaaaagcaaatggtttctttaaaataaaagacGACTGTGGCCAATCTTAAGAATGTGTGTCCTACTTACTACTTTACAAAAGCTGGCTAACAGCTCAgccttcaattcttttttttctttctgagcGGCTAACAGCTcacctttctcttctttttttactctttttgttGTTCTGAATCTTGGAGTCTAGCGGATTTCATTATTCTGTGCCTCAATTCAATTCATatagtataagactatatatgtcaGTTTTAatttgatctatttaattaaacgggtcatcCCTCAATTCTAACTCGCTAATTTCGTATTGAGTTTGTCGATTTTacaagtcgtgtaaaaaatatCACGTATTAaaacatgagtataagactatataagtcaattttaacttgacacatttaattaaacgggttagacTCTTCGATCTTAAatcactaattttatattagatTAAAAATTATTCGTCGGCTAATTGATATAATAAGTACTTTAAAGTTCCCTCCCATTCTTAAAGGTTCTGAATTAATGGACTCGCCAGCTTCCGATGTCATTATCACCACAATAACAGCTGACACACATCCATCGGACTCTGCAAGAGCAAAAGGGACAACAATCTGGAGGGAATATCATTTCCCTAAAATATCTTCTAGTATAAGCTTTAATTATTGAAGAATCAATATGTGCACCAGGTAAAAGCTGAGTTGCATGTACGTAGTTCCACTTCTTTTAACAGAACAAGCTTAAAACTGACCCATTCATGACACATGCCAGAAGGACCGATAAACACTACTAATTAATCCGACTGTCTAAACACATTGCTTAATATCCAAACATACCAGAATTTGCAGCAAGTCATTTTCTCTAGTAACATGGCAACAAGGAAAATCATATCATTCCTCCTCTAGATTGATAGAGTCCTTGAACTTCCCATACAAGATCTTTTTCAATTCGGCCATCTGTGCAACTATAGACTCCTTCTCTTCCTCGAGTTTTTCCAAGTTCTTGCTAGTCACCTCTTTCATCTCTTCTATCCTGCTCTCCACTTCTTCCTTCGGCACATGGGCAAAGACTTCCCCTACTTGGAACCGAACCACCTCCTCATCAGTGAGAATCAATTCGTTGCTAGCATCCTCCAGACTTTCATTTGATTCCTGGGGAAAAAAGACCATTGATTTAGAAGGGGCgcataataaataaagagagaacAGGACAACTCAAATATACATTTTCAGCTGCATGTTGTAATCATAAACAAAATGCAACTGGAATATATACACATTTTCACTGACATCTACCCATTGCATTCAagtaagaaaaatgttttctgcCGTAGTGAGCTCAGGGGGATAAAAGCTGAAGATGacaacaaagaacaaagaaaaatgaagaatgcAAGGGCAACCAAGCAGCTGGTTTACTTTGCATCTGTAGTGAAATGGTTTTCCTCTAatttaatttctaattattATTGTTCCACTTGCCTCTCAAAACATGTTGTCATGCAAGAATAGAAAATCCAAACAAGTGTAAAACGAAGAAAATTTGGCACTCCTTGCTGCACGATAATGCCGAACAAAATCTAACTAATAAATTAGAAAAGAGATATGTGGTTCAAATGAAAGAACCATATTGCCAACATTGTGCTCTTACTGGATGACCTCTTTCACCATGTTGCGATCTCTGATCATGCAAAAAATGGTGATAAGATACTGGCAGGTAGAAGAGGGAGGTTTGAAGGCTGTCATTTTGTGCTTAATCTGGAGTATTTGTGAGATATACTTTCGGTTTAGATGTGTTTCAAGTTGCACGACAACACAATATAGGTGGCTAGATTTTAGTTTAGCAAGCATGTGCTACTTAACTATCTTTTCACAATGATCAATGCCTCTCATTTTAAAAAGTACGTAAAAGCAGTGTAAGAACCAACGTTCGTGCTTCAATTTCCAATACTGAAGTAGAGATGgctaaaaacactaaaaattgtGAAAGTAAAATTAACTTTCAGTAGATAATTGTAACAATGTCTTCTCATAGAGAGTACCACATTGCACGCTAGATTATCTTTTCTTCAAGTGAACCAGctctgaatttttaaatttatccccacccccccaacaaaaaaaaaaagaactccgAATTGTTATTCTAAAGCGAGGCCAACGTGAAAATCACAATGTCCACTAGCTTGGTGATGCTGGCTACAAGTAGGAGCAAGCTtatatatcaaaatattcaaagaATATGGTTTAATTTAAATACGGGGCCAAATCAGCACCCACCATTGGCTAATCATGTAATAATAAGTCATTAAAATTCCAGCAGCTTTTCTCAAAGCTTTGAGGGGTTTGATCGCCTTTTACTTCCTAAGTGTGATTGCATTAGGAAAACCTACGTGTAAGCCTAGGCTGTTTTCAActagttctttcaatttcgctTCAACAACCTGCTGCCAGAAAATCATGCAATCTTGATTCCGGATTCAGTAACAATTAAGCCattatgataaaaaaatttcatacttAATTAATCCTAAACACCTTTATATCACAATCAACCAAGATCCCATCAAGAAATCTAGGTGTAGTACGTAATTCCTAATTATCCTACATCAGATTTGATATTAGAGTTCACTACAACTTATGTCCTGCACCACTTAAATTAGGAAAGTTGTGCGCAATATTGATAGATTCCTTTGTGCTAGTTATTGAACCATCACTGCAAGATTACATACTCACAAAAGCACTCCTGCATGAAGAGACAAAGACTGCTTTTGTCCTAACGTGCTTTTCTTGCTACATGGTATGATAATGGGGACGGACAAATACCAATAGCACTGACATTCGCTAGGACTATATGAACTAAGTTACTCTATCTTGCCTCAAGATCGACTCAATAAAGAGTTTACTCAACATAATTAGCAACTATAGCCAGCTAGAACAGAAAATTAATTTGTCAATTCATCTGCTAGTGTTTCAAACTTTAAATTCACTTAAACAGAATCAAGAGCAATTTCAAGTGAAGGACAGAAGGAGAAACAATCCCCAAGCAAACTTGGCTTGCAAGTTGATCTTGTTCATTGACCCAACATTTGTCTAACCCCTCTAGACCATACAGTGACTTCCATACTGCCTCCTTgctggaaatatatatattaaataagaaACTAGTAAGAGAGATAGGAATTACTATCCATAATTCTGGTTCATCTTCTAATATATATCCAGACATGCAAAAAATACTTTATGATCTGACTCCGAAAGCAAGTCAAATTCTCTGAAGGCATCTAGAGTATGTATAGAAATTCTGTTTACGTACAACAGCTACTTTTCAAATCTATTATATGTAGTATTACTGCAATTAATGTTTCATGTAGCAGCATTGTGAGAAGTGCATAGATAGTTTACATATGCAATACAGACACTTGGAGCCAAACGATTGTTCTAATTCACTCTACCACACCAAATCCTGTTTAATTTTACACTTGTAAATTTCCTTATACTAGTTTTTGGCCCCATCTATATGGAATGCAGGTAATTTTAAGGATGGAGGAAGTCATCAACCTTTCAAACTTAACCGCTAGCCTTCTCAAATGTCGATGTCACGCAACTCAAGAACATATTTATGTCAAGTATTTCATGTAATTTAAGTTCATTTAGAAAGGCTAAAGCATGCATGTGACCTACACCTTGTTAGTAGAAGTGTTTATAACCATGAATGTGCAGTTTTCATAGCTGCAATGTTGTAGTAAACATAATTGTTTAATTATGTCTTAAATATAGCAACATTCAAAGTGATCAATGATTCTTATTCCTTTTCATCTAATAACAGCATTCTTCTTTTTAATAAgcaattacaaaaaaaaattgataatacaATCCATCAACAAGTGAGTAAAGTGCTCAGTGAAAAAGGGCCACAATTAGCAAAGGAGAATCACATCAGTATCCCCTAGCTCTATAATTCTTTGATAATAATCTATAAGTAGCGATTTTCCAAAATCACTTTCCtctgagaaaataaaaaagacaaatttaGAGGTATATGTTCTAGGCAAGGCATAGAAAAAAACTTGAATAATCATTTCCACAAAGGGTGACATGCcctatgaaaaaagaaaagaaaagcgtATCAGGATAGAGTTTGTCGCAAAACACTtcaaggaaattaaaaaaattacgattttgaTGTAGTAGAAATTTACAATGCTGTAATTTTTCACTAGAGAGAAAATGATGTAGAAGATATTGCAAATTTAAGTAATATTTCAAGATCTTTAGTACATAGACTTCATTTcaataaatgattgatgtgaagCCTAATAGATTACATTTGATTCACAACACAAGAACTCTAATTCCGATGTTAGTGTCAAACTTCTTCcaatggacaaaaaaaaattgtataaatttttttttttgataagtaaacaacaattttatatagaaagcgtaaggcgccccagTACACAGGCAGTATACGACGAGCACttacaaacccaaaacccaataaCACGCCCAAAAACAACAGAAAGCCCCAACAACACCCACAAAACCCGAAAACGCCAAAAAAACACCAACTACAACCAAAATCCAGAGGCACCCAAAGACCAAGCCTACTGAAGCCTACTGAAACCGCAAGAGACCCAAAATCCAAGCCGACCGAGGCCGGACtacaaagcaaacccaaaaaacaacggaaaaacaacccacaacccgCCAAGACCTACTtcacgtgagccttgcctttcctacgcctaaaAGGAACCAAATcgtcgccataattgatggagctatgcaaaTTCAAgagctctctctttcctttggacttctggcgcgcaatcatcttatcccgctgaaattcttcttccatgccATCTCGAATTGCCATAGCCTCCTCCCCAAAGTCCCTATCCAACGCAAAATCCCCATCcaatgcccaatccaagggcaaaccatcccaaaaatcatcttcctcctccaaaaccacaatctccccgttatgatcaaaaccgacagGCCAATTCTTGGATTGGGAGAATCCATTGGAATGATGCAACCGCTCGGAGGGGAGGAAGGTCCTACCACCCCGACATCGATGACTTCCGGAGGCGAAACGGAAGGGGCTAAAACAATCGGgcgagggttgagaaaccccttcttAAGAATACCCTGCTTCACTGGAGGCTTTACAACCATAACCACAGGAGGCTCTGGCAACAAGGCTAGCAGACAACTTTGAATAGGgccggcaattttgacacgacccgacaacacgacacgaaattagcgggtttgggtcgaccttaaacgggtcgacccgtttacgACCCGTTTATATTGGTCTGGCGGGTCGGGtcgcgggtgacccgccagtcacgattaggtttttttttttttttaattaaaaataataataataatttaaaaaaaaaaaaaaacaaaaaaaaacaaaaaaaacaaaaaaacaaaaaaacaaaaaaaccggAGAAAGCCGAAAGGTGGAAAAATGGAAATCTGGAATGGGCTGAATGGCCGAACCGAATTAGACTAATTAGTAGAATTGTAGAAAGTAGAAACTGTAGAATAATTAGTAGAATTACTGAAAGTTTGAAATAGTGAAATCTGAAATTAGTAAATTACCGAATgataaataaacttaataaagtTGGGGGGAGGGGAAAGCTGGAAATTGGAAAACAGGAAAAGTAATCGGGAAAGAAAGGCTGGAAAAGTGGAAAGCGCATGAAAGCCTGAAAGGAAATCCAATTTCCAAATGggcaaattattaatttattatttaattattatctgaaaacaaaagattcaaagtttagaaaagtaaaaaaagctcaaaaaagtagaaaaacaaacaaaacgtcaaaactcaaaagactCACAACTACTGcttgccttcttcttcttcttttcggtTGAAATGCAAAAGCTACagattttagtttattttttttaccctgCCAATTTCTGACTTTTGTGATTTTAGCAgctgattttaatttatttattaataaaattccCGCTCCCCACCCcccaccacaaaaaaaaaagtaattacaaaaatttaaaaaaaaaaaaaaaaaaaaaaaaaaaaaaaaaaaaaacttttaagctaaacgggtcaaacgggtcgtgtcgggtgacccgtgaaattatcgtgtcgtgtctggagccccgacccgttaacataaacgggtcgtgtcgggtgacccgttttgccagccctaacTTTGAAGCTTCCAGAGAGTCCGATAATAACTCATCATTCCATTGCACTGAGTGACCTACCCTAAACTCCCTAGCCCTCCTGATATAATGCTGAAAAGGTTGAAATTGCagcagggggggggggggggggggggaagaacgAATCTTCACTCCCAGCTTAGAAGCCCCTGAGAGAGGAGGAGCAGCAGCAGAGACGGAAGGCCCTGAACCACACGAGCTACTGGAAAATTCCGAACTCACTAACAGCCCAGCCGGATTTGGAGGAGCAGCCGACGAGAAGGGAAGAGCCCCGCCAAACTCTGCTAGGTTTGAGCCCTTAAATTAATGAGCATGAAAAACTTCACGCATCACAGATGGTAATAGAAGACAGTAGGCTTCACATGAagcaccaaaaaaaattaagattttgagtatGATGGGAAACTCTCTCCAAAAAATTCAAGAAGCCTCTTTTACTATTGAAATCAACTGCCATTACATACTGAAGaattaaaaacaaaggtttGCTTTTGTTGGGAGATCTGCTTGACCTTTCCTAGTAATGGCACAGTaacaaaacaaatcaacaaGATATTACTAAATATTCCGAAACTCACATACATGATCTAAAAAGATGCAAATAGAAAATTAACtagtttttctaaatttttagaTGACACCTGACTGGCTTAGAGATACTTTGGCATAACTACATTTATAGATCATCCATCCACATACTGGTAGATTAAAGCCTAAAGCAACCATGTTTAAGGAAAGGCATAAAAATTCCCTTGCATTTGAGTGCATAAGAGCCATTTAACTGTTGTAGTACAGAAAGTGTAGGTagttaaaatttgaagtttcataattttaccatttttattttccaaCACTTTCTTAGCATTACAAATGTGTAGTCACTTTTATCATCACCAACCTTATCTAGTACATATATTTAGCTAAGTTGAGGTTACTTTTTGAATTGATAGGTATCAAACACACATGAAACATAAAATTCATGGTCTTGGAGGCCGTTTGGGATTTATGTAATATGTACAATACTGGATATTGTTTGGGTAAAACTTAAAAAGAGAATCTAGAAGAAGTAAAGCCTGTAAGTTAaattgtataaatatatattaaaaaataataataataataataataagaagaagaagaagaagaagaagctgttAGCTGGTCCTCAGCTTCCTTGGTTTTTGCTTTTCCATCAAGATTTAGCCAAAATTAGAGTTGGGTTGTCACTATTTCTCAAAACCCAACTCAAATTATGCAACAAATTCAGTGACTCACAACTAAATATAGTAAGTGACAATCTaattggagaaaaaaaagaagaagaagaagaaaaaaaagaagaccaaGCCACATAAAACTCATCAGATACTTTCCCAATATTGAATATAcgaatatattatataataaagtaaaCCTTGGCGATTTTGATCTCTTCCTCAAGCTCGTGAAAGCGGTTGTTTAATCTTCCAAACTTGTTAATGTTCTGCTGGTCCTCCCAAGTCACCTCCGTCTCAGATCCTCCACCCTTCGTAGCAGATTTCAAGCAGAGTCAgaaccaaaaaataattacgtAGAAAAGGAATATAAACAATGCAAATGAAATATACGAGGGTTTTGTTAGGGTTTCACAGGGGATTTGATTACCTGATGCATGTTTGCTCGACTAGAGAAGCCCACTGCAACTGCAACCGCAGAGGACGGACCGGgtattgtttaatttatattaggcttttttttttttcttttttcttttttttttttttttctaaattggctgtttttttttttagtaattctAAATTGGCTGTTTGGTCCCTTCAGAtgtaaaaaaattcttattaaaaatttataaattctcAGTAGAAGATATTAAGCATGAAATTCTtttataataacaataattattattgataattgttgttattattattgttgtgatataatattattttttttttctttttattatttacagtgaAGTAACAGGATTTAAATtcactttcaatttttattatcgTCCAAGATTAGGCTACATGTTTGGTTCGACACTTCCAATAATACATGGCAACATTTTAGCAGGgctggtaattttaaaaaaaatgtcaaaaataaaagtactagtttttttttttttttttttttttttttttttttttttttttccatttcaaccattcgttaaaaattctgttaaatcctatcaaaattttcaaaatacccatgtattttttttaaaaaaaaaaaaatta
Above is a genomic segment from Alnus glutinosa chromosome 12, dhAlnGlut1.1, whole genome shotgun sequence containing:
- the LOC133852296 gene encoding PRA1 family protein E-like, which encodes MSHKSPAAYGSSSTTTTTTTQPPPSSPTSLTFISRATHATRTIIATRRPWTELFIPISSFSLPYSYQDAMSRVRRNLYHFRANYTMAVLFVLFLSLLWHPVSMIVFLIVFVAWLSLYFGRDAPLVLFGQNLDDRVVLAALGFVTVIALVLTDVGLNVLVALIVGVVVVGLHAAFRSTEELFLDEESAVEGGLVSVVGTNQPLRSSYTRI
- the LOC133883088 gene encoding probable prefoldin subunit 4, coding for MHQGGGSETEVTWEDQQNINKFGRLNNRFHELEEEIKIAKESNESLEDASNELILTDEEVVRFQVGEVFAHVPKEEVESRIEEMKEVTSKNLEKLEEEKESIVAQMAELKKILYGKFKDSINLEEE